CCGGATCGGGTAAATTCCCCACCCCTCCCTTCTTTGTCATATCGAACCATAATACCTTTTTTGACCCCTGGATACTGGGCGGTCATTCTATGTCTCCCTTTGCAATTATGTGCAATGATGATGCATTTCGGGGCTCAGTTATTCAGAAGTGGTATCTTAACAGCATCGGTGCATTCCCAAAGAAAAAGGGTGCTTCGGATTTTTCCGCAATGAAAAAAACCATAACTATCCTTAAGAATGGGTATGCTGTCTGTATTTTCCCGGAAGGGCAGACGAGTTGGGATGGTGAAACGCAGCTAATCTATAAAGGTTTGGAAAAAATCATTCAGCGGGCACGTTGTCCATTGATGGTATTCAGACTGCAGGGCAATTTTCTTACCAAACCCTGGTGGGCGAAAAGCAGACGCAAGGGCAAAATATTAATGAACACGAAAATCATTCCGGCCGAAGAAATCGGAAAAATGTCCTCCGATGAACTTCTGGAGGTCATTAAACGTGAAATTTATCAGAATGATATCAAAGATGAAAAGAACAGGGCCACTTGTTTTAGGGGCCATGACATGGCTGAAGGACTTGAACGGTTTATCTGGATATGTATGCAATGCGAAAAGGAAGACACTCTTATCACCAAAGGAAATGAAATATCATGTCTTTCTTGCGGCAAAAAGTGGTATATCGATGCTCATTGCAAAATAACTGCCGAAAATAATCAAAACGCTGCATACGAGGATCTTAAAGACTGGTCCGAATGGCATAAAAATAAAGTGAAAAGCAAAATAAAATCGACATCCTCTCACTCATCCCTGCTCACTTCCAGCTCCGATGTCCTGTTTCAAACCGAAGAAAGCAGGCATTCCTTTGCCGATCGCGGGAAAGGAACACTCGAGCTAACTTCCCGGAACATTATTTTTAAACCTGAGGATAGATCCGGGCGAGAGCTGGAGTTTCCGCTCGATGATATTTCCAATTATGTTATTCAAAAAAAGGATATTTTTGAATGCACCTATAAAGGTAATGATTACCGCTTTGTTTTCAATCATCACAGCCCGATGAAATGGGTCTTTTATGTGCGGTATTTAAAGGGATACGAAGAGTTAGAGGAAAAGGGATATATCGAATAAAAATGCCCGCCGGTGGAGGGAACCGGCGGGCTTCGGGCAAACCCTCAAGAAGGAGGGTGGTTCACGGAGGAAAATGACGGTTAAGGTTCGAAGGAGGAGCACTTTTTCTTTTCACTAATACTACGAAATATTAATGGGGAATATTGTAAGATATTTTTGGTGACTAATATATTTTAATACAACAGCTAATCCACCCGGTTTCAAGGTGTTTTCCGGATATGAATATATCTCCAAGAAAAGACCAACCTTTTCAGCACCCGAAAACCGGCCTGCCATTCAAACCAGACCATAACCTTATTAAAAGGGAGGATTTATGAAACGTTACTCCTCAACATTTATTGCACTTGCCCTCTGTTTATTTGCGGTGAGCTGCGGTTCAAAAAAAATCAAACGGGGCGACCGGTTTGAAGTACTCACCGAGATGCGGGAGGAAGCAACCATGCGGTGGGACCAGCCCTATACCAACAGCTTTAACTGCATCATTCCCCAGGGAACAGTTCTCGAAGTAACCATGGCGCCACCTGCAGGCGCTGAGTTTCTCGAAGTTGAAGTCGTATCGGTGAATGGTAACAGCAACAAGGAATTTATCGAAGAAAAAATTGTGCCCGACCATATACGACACCGGAAAGGATATGAGGGCTTTTATCTCTCCATACCTCGCAAGTATGTTGGAGAAAAAATCCAGAAGGTAGAGTAGCCTGCTTCATTTTCAGGCGATTCTCTCATCAGCTTCCTTAATGCTGTCATACTGAGGAATAAGATGCAGCATATTGGTAGCTTCAAGGGCAGGATATATTTCCGAGGAAATATTGACCAGGGAAATACCTCCTCCCTCAGATTGAAGTCGCTTGTGCAAATTCAGAATGAGCCCTATAGCACTGCTGTCGATGGCAAGTACTTTTTCGAGATTGAATGCAATACGCCTGTGCCCTGTGCTGATAATATCGTCGATTGTTTTACGCACATATTTCAAAGATGTCACTTTAAATATAGGGGGAGGACTGATCAAGCAATACATCCCCCGTTCTTCCCTGGCGATATGAATTCCGATATTGTTATCCGCTTCATTGATGGTCGAATAGCAGGGCAGGGTCTGGAGAACTCTGCTTCTCTTAAAAATTGAGTAAATGCGCGGTGGGACAGTGATGAAATAGAGGCTGCCGCTTTTTGGCTGAAGCAATTTCTGAAAGTGAATGAACATATTGATTGCATTGCTGTCCACTACGGTTACGGTGTTCAGGTTAAAGGCCAGATGAACCGCTCCCCCGGCAATCAGATAATAGATCTCTTTTCGCAATACCTCTATGGTGCCGCAGGTCATTTTCCCTCGAATATTCATCATGGTATAGCCGTTTTTTCTTTCGGAAGTGAAAATCAGGTCCATTGCCTACCTCCCGGGTAAAGGTTCGATAGCCTGCTATCGATATGTTTCCTGTAAAATAATATAACTGTTATTAAAACGCTTCAAAGAACGAGGACAATCTGCCCAATAGCAATTTATTGCTATTTTTCTGCTTTTGATGTACCATTGCTAAATAGGTTGGTTTTATGTAATTGAACATATATGCGTGTATGAATAACTTCCAGGCTCTCTCCTATATCCACTTTTTTGCTGCAGTATCATTTCTTTTTCTTGCAATATCGGTTTTTCTCAGAAATCGAAAATCAACACTCAATCAGGCATGTTCGATAACGCTGCTCTGCTTTTTCATCTGGAGTTTTGGTGTATCATTTGTTCATAATCCTTTCATTTCCCGGGAGAGGGCCATTCTTTTTGAAAATATTGCATCGGTGGGATGGATCAGCTACGGCATATTTTTCATTTTGTTTGCCGCGATATTTTCAGGGAATAAACGCCTGTTACAATCCAAACCCTTCTGGATTTTTCTTGGAATAACAGCAGCGATATTCAATTATAAGCAATGGTCGGATGGGTTAATTACCAACCATACGCTACAATCCTTTGGCTGGTACGGTATCTGGACAAAATCATTATGGCCCATTCTGTTTTTCATCTACTACTTTTCTTTATCCGCCCTTGGTCTTTTGATAATTGTTCGGGCACGCATCAGAGCCGTTTCGGTTTTTAAAAGGCAACAGGCAACGATTGTATTCATCACCGGAATCGTTCCTCTTTTTCTGGGCACCATAACGAATGTCGTAATCAGACATATCGATGCAATCATCTTTCCGCCGGTTGCCAACATCTTCATTCTTTTCTGGGCGTCGGGGATGGTATTTGCCATTACAAAATATCGATTTTTGAGTATCACTCCATCCGTTGCCGCACAAAAGATAATATCGACTATGACCGACATGCTTGTGCTGGTCGATCTGAACGGCAACATCGCTTCTATCAATTACTCCATTCTAAAACATCTGCACTATACACAGGAAGAACTGGAAGGTGCACCGGTTGAAACGCTGTTTCCTCAGCTCCGTGATCCGGGCGTTTACAATATACTCGACCGTATTAGTCAACAGGGAACCATTCAAAACTATGAGTTGACATTTGTAAGCCGGAAGGGTAAACCGATACCGGTAAGCATCAATGCATCTCTTCTCCCCGAATCGGGTGTTGTAATTGTCGCCCGTGATATCCGGCTGCACAAAGAGGCACGGGAAGCACTCCAGAAAGCCAAATCAGAGCTGCAAATTGCGGTCCTCGAGCGAACACGTGAACTGGAGAATGCTGTTGAGGAACTTCGTCAGGAAGTACGCACTCGTCAGAAGGCTGAATCAGATCTTCGGGAATCCGAAGAAGGTTTTAAGCGGCTTTTTGAATATGCACCGGATGCTTACTATATCCATGATATGAAAGGTACTTTTCTCGACGGTAACCGTCAGGCTGAAAGGATAGTCGGTTTAAGCAGAGAAAAACTAATCGGCAGCAATCTATTAAAGCTGAACCTGCTTTCACAAGATCAGCTTCCCCGGGCAGTGAAAAATCTTGCCTGGAATGCCGGCGGAAAAGGAACCGGACCCGACGAATTTATTCTAACCAGAAAGGATGAAAGCACCGTCCCTGTTGAAATCAGTACCTATCCACTGACCGTAAAGTCAAAAAAGGTTGTGTTGGGAATTGCACGGGACATTACCCTGCGGAAAAGAGTGGAAGAAGAAAAAAAGGCCCTGGAAGCACAGCTTCGTCAGGCACAGAAAATGGAAGCCATCGGCCTCCTTGCCGGGGGTATTGCCCATGATTTCAATAATGCCCTGGGTGCGATTGCCGGTTATGCCGACCTGATTAAACAGAGCTTTGGAAAAGACAATCCCAGGCTCCTGAAATATGCATCCATGATTTTCAATTCTTCGGAACGGGCGGCCGACCTGACAACCAAGCTTCTCGCCTTTGCACGACGGGGTAAATTTGAATCTTCGGCTATTCATGTGAATGATATTATTGATGAAGTTATCGGTCTTTTGGAACGTACTGTTCCAAAAAATATCATGATACTACAGAATCTCAATGCCGATCCCTCAGTGATTATCGGCGATCATACCCAGATCCAAAACGCAATATTGAACCTGGCATTGAATGCCCGTGACGCTATGCCTCAGGGAGGAACATTATCATTCAATTCTGAACTTGTTGAATTGGATGAAAAATTTGCACAGGAACATCCCTACCATGTCGTGCAGGGAACGTATGTTTATGTTACCGTAGACGATACCGGCATAGGTATGGATGAGGAAACA
This sequence is a window from Chitinivibrionales bacterium. Protein-coding genes within it:
- a CDS encoding STAS domain-containing protein; the protein is MDLIFTSERKNGYTMMNIRGKMTCGTIEVLRKEIYYLIAGGAVHLAFNLNTVTVVDSNAINMFIHFQKLLQPKSGSLYFITVPPRIYSIFKRSRVLQTLPCYSTINEADNNIGIHIAREERGMYCLISPPPIFKVTSLKYVRKTIDDIISTGHRRIAFNLEKVLAIDSSAIGLILNLHKRLQSEGGGISLVNISSEIYPALEATNMLHLIPQYDSIKEADERIA
- a CDS encoding PAS domain S-box protein, with protein sequence MNNFQALSYIHFFAAVSFLFLAISVFLRNRKSTLNQACSITLLCFFIWSFGVSFVHNPFISRERAILFENIASVGWISYGIFFILFAAIFSGNKRLLQSKPFWIFLGITAAIFNYKQWSDGLITNHTLQSFGWYGIWTKSLWPILFFIYYFSLSALGLLIIVRARIRAVSVFKRQQATIVFITGIVPLFLGTITNVVIRHIDAIIFPPVANIFILFWASGMVFAITKYRFLSITPSVAAQKIISTMTDMLVLVDLNGNIASINYSILKHLHYTQEELEGAPVETLFPQLRDPGVYNILDRISQQGTIQNYELTFVSRKGKPIPVSINASLLPESGVVIVARDIRLHKEAREALQKAKSELQIAVLERTRELENAVEELRQEVRTRQKAESDLRESEEGFKRLFEYAPDAYYIHDMKGTFLDGNRQAERIVGLSREKLIGSNLLKLNLLSQDQLPRAVKNLAWNAGGKGTGPDEFILTRKDESTVPVEISTYPLTVKSKKVVLGIARDITLRKRVEEEKKALEAQLRQAQKMEAIGLLAGGIAHDFNNALGAIAGYADLIKQSFGKDNPRLLKYASMIFNSSERAADLTTKLLAFARRGKFESSAIHVNDIIDEVIGLLERTVPKNIMILQNLNADPSVIIGDHTQIQNAILNLALNARDAMPQGGTLSFNSELVELDEKFAQEHPYHVVQGTYVYVTVDDTGIGMDEETKKRIFEPFFTTKEKGKGTGLGLASVYGTIKSHNGYIEVYSETGNGTSVVMYFPAAHDTSSEQTECDIEIIKGTGTILVVDDEQSIRDMASDLLSTMGYTVITCNDGVECERYYADHFKEIDVVIIDIVMPHCDGYSCFVSLKRINANIKALVSSGHAMNEAAQKILDAGALGFIQKPFSLKVISHKLAGIIGKKQQSDRIDN